A stretch of Camelina sativa cultivar DH55 chromosome 18, Cs, whole genome shotgun sequence DNA encodes these proteins:
- the LOC104762700 gene encoding pentatricopeptide repeat-containing protein At5g65560-like isoform X1, which translates to MIRIIQPRRDGGLTSSISAVKILMMRFSPDVRISSLFTRRRFCSVSPLIRTLPAEESDPTSVPHRLLSILSKPNWHKSPSLKSMVPAISPSHVSSLFSLDLDPKTALSFSHWISQNPRYKHSVYSYASLLTLLINNGYEGVVFKIRLWMIKSCDSVGDALFVLDLCRKMNKDERFELKYKLTVGCYNTLLNSLARFGLVDEMKQVYMEMLEDKVYPNIYTYNKMVNGYCKLGNVVEANQYVSKIVEAGLDPDFFTYTSLIMGYCQRKDLDSAFKVFEEMPLKGCSRNVVAYTHLVHGLCVARRVDEAMDLFVKMKDDDCYPTVRTYTVLIKALCGSERKSEALKLVKEMEEKGIKPNIHTYTVLIDSLCSQCKLEKARELLGQMLERGLMPNVITYNALINGYCKRGMIEDALGVVELMESRNLSPNTRTYNELIKGYCKKNVHKAMGVLNKMLERKVLPDVVTYNSLIDGQCRSGNFDTAYRLLSVMNDRGLVPDQWTYTSMIDSLCKSKRVEEARDLFDSLEQKGVNPNVVMYTALIDGYCKAGKVDEAHLMLETMLSKNCLPNSLTFNALIHGLCTDGKLKEATLLEEKMVKIGLQPTVSTDTILIHKFLKDGDFDHAYRRFQQMLSSGTKPDAHTYTTFIQTYCREGRLQDAEGMMTKMKEDGVFPDLFTYSSLLKGYGDLGQTNSAFDVLKRMRDTGCEPSQHTFLSLIKHMLEMKYGKEIGSEPGLRVMSNMVEFEIIVELLEKMVEHGVTPNAKSYENLILGICEIGNLRVAEKVFDHMQQNEGISPSELVFNALLSCCCKLEKYNEAAKVVDDMICVGHLPQLESCKILICGLYKEGEKERGASVFQSLLQCGYYDYELAWKIIIDGVGMQGLVEAFYELFNVMEKNGCKPINQSETSPDKDCSYRCGTCDTIIREGESTYSSQNN; encoded by the exons ATGATCCGAATAATACAACCACGGCGCGACGGGGGCTTGACTAGTTCGATCTCCGCCGTCAAAATCCTGATGATGAGATTCTCGCCTGATGTTagaatttcttctcttttcactCGCCGGCGGTTCTGCTCCGTGTCTCCGCTAATTCGCACACTTCCGGCGGAAGAATCTGATCCGACGAGTGTTCCGCACCGTCTACTCTCAATTCTCTCTAAACCCAACTGGCATAAATCTCCGTCCTTGAAATCAATGGTTCCTGCGATTAGCCCTTCTCACGTCTCCTCACTGTTCTCGCTCGATCTGGATCCCAAAACAGCTCTTAGTTTTTCTCACTGGATCTCACAGAATCCGAGATACAAGCACAGTGTATATTCCTATGCATCTCTTCTTACTCTTCTCATCAACAACGGATACGAGGGTGTTGTGTTTAAGATCAGGTTATGGATGATAAAGAGCTGTGATTCAGTAGGAGacgctttgtttgttttggatttgtgtAGGAAGATGAATAAAGACGAAAGATTTGAGCTTAAGTATAAGCTTACTGTTGGGTGTTACAACACATTGTTGAATTCGTTAGCTAGATTTGGATTGGTAGATGAAATGAAGCAGGTTTATATGGAAATGTTGGAGGATAAGGTTTATCCCAACATTTACACATATAATAAAATGGTTAATGGGTATTGTAAGCTTGGGAATGTGGTAGAGGCGAATCAGTATGTGAGTAAGATAGTTGAGGCTGGGTTGGATCCTGATTTTTTCACATATACCTCTTTGATTATGGGTTATTGTCAAAGGAAGGATTTGGATTCTGCTTTTAAGGTTTTTGAGGAGATGCCTTTGAAGGGATGCAGTAGAAATGTGGTTGCTTACACTCACCTTGTACATGGTCTTTGTGTAGCGAGGAGGGTTGATGAAGCTATGGATTTGTTTGTGAAAATGAAGGATGACGACTGTTATCCAACAGTTCGTACTTATACAGTGCTTATAAAGGCTTTGTGTGGATCAGAGCGGAAGTCTGAAGCTCTTAAGTTGGTTAAGGAAATGGAAGAGAAAGGCATTAAGCCGAATATTCACACGTACACGGTGCTAATTGATAGTTTATGCAGTCAATGTAAGCtcgagaaagcaagagagttgtTAGGTCAGATGCTAGAGAGAGGGTTGATGCCAAATGTAATCACTTACAATGCATTGATTAATGGGTATTGTAAGCGGGGGATGATTGAAGATGCGCTAGGTGTTGTGGAGTTGATGGAATCACGTAACCTCAGTCCGAATACACGCACATACAATGAATTGATAAAGGGGTATTGTAAAAAGAATGTTCACAAAGCAATGGGAGTGCTTAATAAAATGCTGGAGCGCAAAGTACTTCCAGATGTGGTCACTTACAATTCACTAATCGATGGACAGTGTAGATCTGGTAATTTTGATACTGCATATAGGTTACTTAGTGTGATGAATGATAGAGGACTAGTTCCAGACCAGTGGACATATACTAGTATGATAGATTCTTTGTGTAAAAGCAAAAGAGTGGAAGAAGCTCGAGACCTGTTTGATTCTCTCGAGCAGAAAGGTGTAAACCCAAATGTGGTGATGTACACTGCATTGATTGATGGATACTGCAAGGCGGGTAAAGTAGACGAAGCTCATCTTATGCTTGAGACAATGTTGAGTAAGAATTGCTTGCCAAATTCGTTGACTTTTAACGCCCTGATTCATGGGTTATGTACCGATGGGAAATTGAAAGAAGCGACGTTGTTGGAGGAAAAAATGGTGAAGATTGGTCTACAGCCTACAGTTAGCACAGATACAATATTGATTCATAAATTTCTAAAGGACGGGGATTTTGATCACGCTTATAGACGTTTTCAGCAG ATGTTGTCCTCTGGAACAAAGCCCGATGCACATACTTACACAACATTTATTCAAACCTATTGTAGAGAAGGGAGACTGCAAGACGCTGAGGGTATGATGACAAAGATGAAGGAAGATGGTGTTTTCCCGGATCTGTTCACTTATTCCTCTCTGCTTAAAGGTTATGGAGATCTAGGACAGACAAACTCTGCATTTGATGTCCTCAAGCGCATGCGTGATACTGGTTGTGAGCCTTCTCAACATACATTTTTGTCTCTGATCAAACATATGTTAGAGATGAAATATGGAAAGGAGATTGGCAGTGAACCAGGACTCCGTGTGATGTCGAACATGGTGGAGTTTGAGATTATTGTTGAGCTTCTTGAGAAAATGGTTGAGCACGGTGTAACCCCCAACGCCAAATCCTATGAAAACTTGATATTAGGGATCTGTGAGATTGGGAATCTCAGAGTTGCGGAAAAGGTGTTTGATCATATGCAACAAAACGAAGGAATATCTCCTAGTGAGTTGGTATTCAATGCGCTTCTTAGCTGTTGCTGCAAGCTGGAGAAGTATAACGAAGCAGCAAAGGTTGTAGATGATATGATTTGTGTTGGTCACTTACCGCAACTAGAGTCTTGCAAAATCTTGATATGTGGGCTGtataaagaaggagagaaagagagaggggcTTCGGTTTTCCAGAGTTTGCTTCAATGTGGTTATTATGACTATGAATTAGCGTGGAAGATCATCATTGATGGGGTGGGGATGCAGGGACTTGTAGAGGCGTTTTATGAACTATTCAACGTTATGGAGAAAAACGGCTGCAAGCCCATCAACCAAAGTGAAACCTCACCCGACAAGGATTGTAGTTACCGCTGCGGCACTTGTGATACTATAATCAGGGAAGGCGAAAGTACTTATAGCTcccaaaacaattaa
- the LOC104762700 gene encoding pentatricopeptide repeat-containing protein At5g65560-like isoform X2: MIRIIQPRRDGGLTSSISAVKILMMRFSPDVRISSLFTRRRFCSVSPLIRTLPAEESDPTSVPHRLLSILSKPNWHKSPSLKSMVPAISPSHVSSLFSLDLDPKTALSFSHWISQNPRYKHSVYSYASLLTLLINNGYEGVVFKIRLWMIKSCDSVGDALFVLDLCRKMNKDERFELKYKLTVGCYNTLLNSLARFGLVDEMKQVYMEMLEDKVYPNIYTYNKMVNGYCKLGNVVEANQYVSKIVEAGLDPDFFTYTSLIMGYCQRKDLDSAFKVFEEMPLKGCSRNVVAYTHLVHGLCVARRVDEAMDLFVKMKDDDCYPTVRTYTVLIKALCGSERKSEALKLVKEMEEKGIKPNIHTYTVLIDSLCSQCKLEKARELLGQMLERGLMPNVITYNALINGYCKRGMIEDALGVVELMESRNLSPNTRTYNELIKGYCKKNVHKAMGVLNKMLERKVLPDVVTYNSLIDGQCRSGNFDTAYRLLSVMNDRGLVPDQWTYTSMIDSLCKSKRVEEARDLFDSLEQKGVNPNVVMYTALIDGYCKAGKVDEAHLMLETMLSKNCLPNSLTFNALIHGLCTDGKLKEATLLEEKMVKIGLQPTVSTDTILIHKFLKDGDFDHAYRRFQQMLSSGTKPDAHTYTTFIQTYCREGRLQDAEGMMTKMKEDGVFPDLFTYSSLLKGYGDLGQTNSAFDVLKRMRDTGCEPSQHTFLSLIKHMLEMKYGKEIGSEPGLRVMSNMVEFEIIVELLEKMVEHGVTPNAKSYENLILGICEIGNLRVAEKVFDHMQQNEGISPSELVFNALLSCCCKLEKYNEAAKVVDDMICVGHLPQLESCKILICGLYKEGEKERGASVFQSLLQCGYYDYELAWKIIIDGVGMQGLVEAFYELFNVMEKNGCKPINQSETSPDKDCSYRCGTCDTIIREGESTYSSQNN; the protein is encoded by the exons ATGATCCGAATAATACAACCACGGCGCGACGGGGGCTTGACTAGTTCGATCTCCGCCGTCAAAATCCTGATGATGAGATTCTCGCCTGATGTTagaatttcttctcttttcactCGCCGGCGGTTCTGCTCCGTGTCTCCGCTAATTCGCACACTTCCGGCGGAAGAATCTGATCCGACGAGTGTTCCGCACCGTCTACTCTCAATTCTCTCTAAACCCAACTGGCATAAATCTCCGTCCTTGAAATCAATGGTTCCTGCGATTAGCCCTTCTCACGTCTCCTCACTGTTCTCGCTCGATCTGGATCCCAAAACAGCTCTTAGTTTTTCTCACTGGATCTCACAGAATCCGAGATACAAGCACAGTGTATATTCCTATGCATCTCTTCTTACTCTTCTCATCAACAACGGATACGAGGGTGTTGTGTTTAAGATCAGGTTATGGATGATAAAGAGCTGTGATTCAGTAGGAGacgctttgtttgttttggatttgtgtAGGAAGATGAATAAAGACGAAAGATTTGAGCTTAAGTATAAGCTTACTGTTGGGTGTTACAACACATTGTTGAATTCGTTAGCTAGATTTGGATTGGTAGATGAAATGAAGCAGGTTTATATGGAAATGTTGGAGGATAAGGTTTATCCCAACATTTACACATATAATAAAATGGTTAATGGGTATTGTAAGCTTGGGAATGTGGTAGAGGCGAATCAGTATGTGAGTAAGATAGTTGAGGCTGGGTTGGATCCTGATTTTTTCACATATACCTCTTTGATTATGGGTTATTGTCAAAGGAAGGATTTGGATTCTGCTTTTAAGGTTTTTGAGGAGATGCCTTTGAAGGGATGCAGTAGAAATGTGGTTGCTTACACTCACCTTGTACATGGTCTTTGTGTAGCGAGGAGGGTTGATGAAGCTATGGATTTGTTTGTGAAAATGAAGGATGACGACTGTTATCCAACAGTTCGTACTTATACAGTGCTTATAAAGGCTTTGTGTGGATCAGAGCGGAAGTCTGAAGCTCTTAAGTTGGTTAAGGAAATGGAAGAGAAAGGCATTAAGCCGAATATTCACACGTACACGGTGCTAATTGATAGTTTATGCAGTCAATGTAAGCtcgagaaagcaagagagttgtTAGGTCAGATGCTAGAGAGAGGGTTGATGCCAAATGTAATCACTTACAATGCATTGATTAATGGGTATTGTAAGCGGGGGATGATTGAAGATGCGCTAGGTGTTGTGGAGTTGATGGAATCACGTAACCTCAGTCCGAATACACGCACATACAATGAATTGATAAAGGGGTATTGTAAAAAGAATGTTCACAAAGCAATGGGAGTGCTTAATAAAATGCTGGAGCGCAAAGTACTTCCAGATGTGGTCACTTACAATTCACTAATCGATGGACAGTGTAGATCTGGTAATTTTGATACTGCATATAGGTTACTTAGTGTGATGAATGATAGAGGACTAGTTCCAGACCAGTGGACATATACTAGTATGATAGATTCTTTGTGTAAAAGCAAAAGAGTGGAAGAAGCTCGAGACCTGTTTGATTCTCTCGAGCAGAAAGGTGTAAACCCAAATGTGGTGATGTACACTGCATTGATTGATGGATACTGCAAGGCGGGTAAAGTAGACGAAGCTCATCTTATGCTTGAGACAATGTTGAGTAAGAATTGCTTGCCAAATTCGTTGACTTTTAACGCCCTGATTCATGGGTTATGTACCGATGGGAAATTGAAAGAAGCGACGTTGTTGGAGGAAAAAATGGTGAAGATTGGTCTACAGCCTACAGTTAGCACAGATACAATATTGATTCATAAATTTCTAAAGGACGGGGATTTTGATCACGCTTATAGACGTTTTCAGCAGATGTTGTCCTCTGGAACAAAGCCCGATGCACATACTTACACAACATTTATTCAAACCTATTGTAGAGAAGGGAGACTGCAAGACGCTGAGGGTATGATGACAAAGATGAAGGAAGATGGTGTTTTCCCGGATCTGTTCACTTATTCCTCTCTGCTTAAAG GTTATGGAGATCTAGGACAGACAAACTCTGCATTTGATGTCCTCAAGCGCATGCGTGATACTGGTTGTGAGCCTTCTCAACATACATTTTTGTCTCTGATCAAACATATGTTAGAGATGAAATATGGAAAGGAGATTGGCAGTGAACCAGGACTCCGTGTGATGTCGAACATGGTGGAGTTTGAGATTATTGTTGAGCTTCTTGAGAAAATGGTTGAGCACGGTGTAACCCCCAACGCCAAATCCTATGAAAACTTGATATTAGGGATCTGTGAGATTGGGAATCTCAGAGTTGCGGAAAAGGTGTTTGATCATATGCAACAAAACGAAGGAATATCTCCTAGTGAGTTGGTATTCAATGCGCTTCTTAGCTGTTGCTGCAAGCTGGAGAAGTATAACGAAGCAGCAAAGGTTGTAGATGATATGATTTGTGTTGGTCACTTACCGCAACTAGAGTCTTGCAAAATCTTGATATGTGGGCTGtataaagaaggagagaaagagagaggggcTTCGGTTTTCCAGAGTTTGCTTCAATGTGGTTATTATGACTATGAATTAGCGTGGAAGATCATCATTGATGGGGTGGGGATGCAGGGACTTGTAGAGGCGTTTTATGAACTATTCAACGTTATGGAGAAAAACGGCTGCAAGCCCATCAACCAAAGTGAAACCTCACCCGACAAGGATTGTAGTTACCGCTGCGGCACTTGTGATACTATAATCAGGGAAGGCGAAAGTACTTATAGCTcccaaaacaattaa
- the LOC104762699 gene encoding pentatricopeptide repeat-containing protein At5g65570-like: MRRDYNGGLIAFSRFFSSFATKSCSPESSSHSQLRLLCVACDSSLTTTHTFSPLLRQCIDERSISGLKKIQTQMLKSGFPVELSGSKLVDASLKCGEIGYARQVFDEMRERHIVTWNSLIAYFIKHRRSKESVELYRLMITNNVLPDEYTLSSVFKAFSDLGLEKEARRSHGLAVILGLEVSNVFVGSALVDMYVKFGKTREAKLVLDRVEEKDVVLITALTVGYSQKGEDAEAVKAFQSMLVEYTYASVLISCGNLKDLGNGMVIHGLMIKSGYESPLASQTSLLRMYLRCSLVDHSLRVFKCIEYPNQVTWTSLISGLVQNGREEMALIEFRNMIRDSVKPNSFTLSSALRGCSNLAMFEEGRQVHGIVSKYGFDRDKYAGSGLIDLYGKCGYSDMARLVFDTLIEVDVISLNTMIYSYAQNGFGHEALELFERMINLGMRPNDVTVLSVLLACNNAGLVEEGCAFFDSFRKDKIMLTNDHYACMVDMLGQAGRLEEAEMLIKEVINPDLVLWRTLLSACKIHRKVEMAELITRKILEIAPGDEGTLILMSNLYASTGKWSRVIEMKSEMKEMRLKKNPAMSWVEVDRETHTFMAGDLFLHPNSEKILETLEELIRKAKDLGYVEDKSCVYQDVEETAKERSLHQHSEKLAIAFAVLRNVGGNIRILKNLRVCVDCHSWIKIVSRVINREIICRDSKRFHHFRDGSCSCGDYW; encoded by the coding sequence ATGAGAAGAGATTATAACGGCGGATTAATCGCCTTTTCTAGATTTTTCAGCTCCTTTGCCACCAAAAGCTGTTCGCCGGAATCTTCTAGCCATAGTCAGCTTAGGCTTCTCTGCGTCGCATGTGACTCGTCCTTGACAACGACGCACACTTTCTCTCCGCTTCTCAGACAATGCATAGACGAAAGATCGATATCAGGGCTCAAGAAAATCCAAACCCAGATGCTCAAATCTGGGTTTCCCGTCGAACTATCAGGCAGCAAACTCGTCGACGCGAGTTTAAAGTGTGGCGAGATCGGTTACGCACGtcaggtgttcgatgaaatgcgtGAGAGACATATTGTAACATGGAACTCTCTTATTGCTTATTTCATTAAGCACAGAAGAAGCAAGGAATCTGTTGAATTGTATAGATTGATGATCACGAATAATGTTTTGCCAGATGAGTACACGTTGTCTAGTGTTTTCAAAGCCTTTTCAGATTTGGGTCTTGAAAAAGAAGCCCGGAGAAGTCATGGACTTGCAGTGATTCTAGGTTTGGAAGTCTCAAACGTGTTCGTTGGAAGTGCCCTTGTGGATATGTATGTAAAGTTTGGTAAAACGAGGGAGGCGAAGTTAGTATTGGACCGTGTGGAGGAGAAAGACGTGGTTTTGATCACAGCTTTGACCGTTGGTTACTCGCAGAAGGGTGAGGATGCTGAAGCTGTGAAGGCATTTCAAAGTATGTTGGTGGAGTATACTTACGCTAGTGTATTGATATCTTGTGGAAACTTGAAGGATTTAGGTAATGGCATGGTTATTCATGGACTTATGATCAAGTCTGGTTATGAGTCTCCTCTTGCTTCACAGACTTCCCTTCTTAGAATGTACTTGAGGTGCAGTTTAGTTGATCATTCCTTGCGGGTTTTCAAGTGTATTGAGTACCCAAATCAGGTGACTTGGACGTCTCTTATATCGGGGCTTGTCCAAAACGGTAGAGAAGAAATGGCCCTTATCGAATTTAGAAATATGATTCGTGATTCAGTGAAGCCTAACTCTTTTACATTGTCAAGTGCTCTCAGGGGGTGTTCGAATCTCGCAATGTTTGAAGAAGGCAGACAAGTTCATGGTATAGTGAGTAAATATGGTTTTGATAGAGATAAGTATGCCGGATCAGGGCTCATTGATTTATATGGGAAATGTGGATACTCAGACATGGCAAGGTTGGTTTTTGATACCTTGATTGAAGTTGATGTTATATCTTTGAACACAATGATCTATAGTTATGCACAGAACGGTTTTGGACACGAAGCACTTGAGTTGTTTGAGAGAATGATAAACCTTGGAATGCGACCGAATGATGTAACAGTCTTGAGCGTACTCTTGGCTTGTAATAACGCTGGATTAGTTGAGGAAGGTTGTGCATTTTTCGACTCCTTCAGAAAAGATAAGATCATGTTGACGAATGATCATTATGCTTGTATGGTAGATATGCTAGGACAGGCAGGGAGATTAGAGGAGGCTGAAATGCTAATAAAGGAGGTGATAAACCCTGACTTGGTTCTGTGGAGGACGTTGCTTAGCGCCTGTAAGATTCATAGAAAGGTAGAAATGGCAGAACTGATAACCAGAAAGATCCTTGAGATAGCACCTGGAGATGAAGGAACTCTCATTCTAATGTCAAATCTATATGCATCCACGGGGAAGTGGAGCAGAGTGATTGAGATGAAGAGTGAGATGAAGGAGATGAGGCTGAAGAAGAATCCAGCAATGAGTTGGGTTGAAGTCGATAGAGAGACGCATACATTCATGGCTGGAGATTTGTTTTTGCATCCAAACTCGgagaagattcttgaaactCTTGAAGAGCTAATCAGGAAGGCTAAAGATTTGGGGTATGTTGAAGACAAGAGCTGTGTGTATCAAGACGTGGAGGAGACTGCAAAAGAGAGATCTTTGCATCAACATAGCGAGAAACTGGCCATAGCCTTTGCAGTTTTGAGAAACGTTGGTGGAAATATAAGGATTCTAAAGAACCTTAGAGTTTGTGTTGATTGTCACAGTTGGATCAAGATCGTATCAAGAGTTATTAACAGAGAAATTATTTGTAGAGATTCAAAGAGGTTTCATCATTTCAGAGATGGGTCTTGTTCGTGTGGAGATTATTGGTAA